A single Metarhizium brunneum chromosome 5, complete sequence DNA region contains:
- the ALG3 gene encoding Dol-P-Man:Man(5)GlcNAc(2)-PP-Dol alpha-1,3-mannosyltransferase: MAKLSNSLKALINAPSARPGPTPAPAAMRDVLGSIASDAAQKKIGTRPWLAVSTAATMTLNSPDSLPMLHAIASSQRGQSPVQTAEFMREVGLKCISFNGIPRTINCLNAFHASLPKSVASQLSSSSSRAPTPSDLGDVSARGRRLWDSIYAPFEKKLVDKLAQSHPDLPVHILNSHYGPLLSDPVERNGLASTGRVLTSVVAVACLRAQTGVGPQVLSHVFGLRKAWEDGSWREEGGESEDVVAWLVGDEGLEWILSTVDRIAEVLGSNFAPARAAKL, from the exons atggccaagctaTCAAACTCGTTAAAGGCCCTCATCAACGCGCCGTCGGCGCGGCCAGGCCCAACGCCCGCGCCGGCAGCCATGAGAGACGTGCTCGGCAGCATCGCCAGCGACGCAGCGCAAAAGAAGATTGGCACTCGGCCCTGGCTGGCTGTCTCC ACGGCCGCCACCATGACGCTCAACTCGCCCGACTCCTTGCCCATGCTGCACGCCATCGCCTCGTCGCAACGGGGCCAGAGCCCGGTCCAGACGGCAGAGTTCATGCGCGAAGTCGGCCTCAAGTGCATCAGCTTCAACGGCATCCCCCGCACAATCAACTGCCTCAACGCATTCCACGCGTCGCTCCCCAAGAGCGTCGCGTCGcagctgtcgtcgtcgtcgtcgcgggcGCCGACGCCCTCGGACCTGGGGGACGTGTCTGCGCGCGGCCGCCGGCTGTGGGACTCGATATACGCCCCGtttgagaagaagctcgTCGACAAGCTGGCGCAGTCGCACCCGGACCTGCCGGTGCATATCCTCAACAGCCACTACGGCCCGCTGCTGTCGGACCCCGTGGAGAGGAACGGGCTGGCGAGCACGGGGCGCGTGTTGACGagcgtcgtcgccgttgcGTGCTTGAGGGCGCAGACGGGCGTCGGCCCGCAGGTCCTGTCGCACGTGTTTGGGCTGAGGAAGGCGTGGGAGGACGGGAGCTGGCGCGAGGAGGGCGGCGAGAGCGAAGACGTGGTGGCCTGGCTGGTGGGCGATGAAGGCCTGGAGTGGATTCTGAGCACCGTCGATCGGATCGCCGAGGTTTTGGGGTCCAACTTTGCGCCTGCGAGGGCGGCCAAGTTGTAG
- the M2OM gene encoding Mitochondrial 2-oxoglutarate/malate carrier protein gives MTTSRPRTEPFWLGYVLDALLARHGEATTYTKLSIQRRGGMYGRLFHRMQVLKSSNSMLSTMYRFGLRDGIPSLWGGLSASILRQGTYSTARFGLHNHLSSQLLQTSGRDRLPASWNIACAGVSGGIAGLIGNPTEVVLVRMCADGAKPAKDRFRYSNPLVGLWRVWKEEGAKAFGRGIGPNVTRSVLMNRIVGHYGNGLGGATQAGLTFPNSYASAKQSLLASNNMSDNITTHALASLMAGTVATTLCAPADVLKSRMQSSAKGDGLLQIVRNGLRDEGPRFLMKGWTPAWLRLTPHTVLTFVFMEQLRRLSQLTVSQQQRDTAKM, from the exons atGACGACGTCAAGGCCTCGCACTGAGCCTTTCTGGCTTGGGTACGTATTGGATGCCCTGCTCGCCCGTCATGGTGAAGCAACAACTTACACCAAGTTGTCTATTCAGCGGCGCGGCGGCATGTATGGCCGTCTGTTTCA TCGCATGCAGGTCCTCAAGTCCAGCAACTCCATGTTGAGCACAATGTACAGATTTGGGCTCCGAGACG GTATTCCCTCATTATGGGGCGGCCTATCGGCGTCTATTCTGCGACAAGGCACATACTCAACTGCCCGATTTGGATTGCACAATCATCTTTCCTCACAATTGCTCCAGACGTCCGGTAGAGACAGGCTTCCGGCATCATGGAATATTGCTTGCGCGGGGGTTTCCGGTGGAATTGCCGGGCTGATTGGCAATCCTACTGAGGTTGTTCTTGTCCGTATGTGCGCCGATGGAGCAAAGCCTGCAAAGGACAGGTTCCGATACTCGAATCCATTAGTTGGTCTGTGGCGGGTTTGGAAAGAAGAGGGGGCGAAGGCGTTTGGTCGTGGGATTGGACCGAATGTCACGAGAAGTGTTCTCATGA ATCGCATCGTAGGTCATTACGGAAACgggctcggcggcgccacgCAGGCAGGGCTAACATTTCCCAACAGCTATGCGTCCGCAAAGCAGTCTCTGCTGGCATCGAATAACATGTCGGATAATATCACCACCCACGCCCTCGCTTCGTTAATGGCAGGAACAGTAGCCACAACACTCTGTGCTCCTGCAGACGTTTTAAAGAGCCGGATGCAGTCGAGTGCCAAGGGAGAT GGCCTGTTGCAAATCGTTAGAAATGGGTTACGGGATGAAGGGCCGCGCTTCTTAATGAAGGGCTGGACACCAGCCTGGCTGAGACTAAC ACCACATACTGTTCTGACATTCGTCTTCATGGAGCAGCTGAGGCGACTCTCGCAGTTGACTGTctcacagcagcagcgggatACTGCCAAGATGTAA